One region of Edaphobacter bradus genomic DNA includes:
- a CDS encoding DUF6600 domain-containing protein → MRIGSGTIATLIKMGMLLGLAGGLAAQDKPSTTEQTASASATQESTAQVSAAQSNESAQPVAAAKENNGAAAGDSHVRIVRLSEAQGTLAMDRGTGKGYEPTMQNMPIVEGSRLQTDDDGYAEVEFEDGSTMRLAPDSRVEFPLLVLRSGGAKASTVNVVRGTVYVSLENTQDNEFTLKAGQAAMRVTPSTHLRVEIAWPKMAVSVFAGDVQVQSGGATTMVGKKQSATLDATDASKVEVTKKVAAATYDGWDKDQVDYHKRYAARGNAFKGGGYGYGVSDLNYYGSFVNSGCGALWQPYFASAAWDPYGNGAWAYYPGAGYSWVSPYPWGWLPYHSGAWTYCSGLGWGWQPGGSWRGLNNVTNTFAQPLPGKTGQVVSNTGVVGPPRPPVTPISTLVMANRTPLVISKEGQPGNFVFQKNSAGMGVPRGSLGELKGIASGVEHHGSASIPVYVEPRGPQGAPGTPGHPMNSAPVALRQGSPNGGSPNGGMHENHAPSSPSGGSFHSTGGNASGGAASHAGSGAPSGGSSGGNGGRSK, encoded by the coding sequence ATGAGGATTGGCTCTGGAACAATCGCAACCTTAATTAAGATGGGCATGTTGCTGGGGCTGGCGGGTGGGCTGGCGGCTCAGGACAAGCCTTCCACAACAGAACAGACTGCAAGTGCGAGTGCAACGCAGGAGAGCACGGCGCAGGTGAGTGCGGCGCAGTCGAACGAGAGTGCGCAGCCTGTTGCGGCGGCGAAGGAGAACAATGGCGCTGCGGCGGGTGACTCGCACGTGCGGATTGTGCGGCTGAGCGAGGCGCAGGGCACGCTGGCGATGGACCGCGGTACGGGCAAGGGCTACGAGCCGACGATGCAGAATATGCCGATTGTCGAAGGCTCGCGGCTGCAGACAGATGATGATGGCTATGCCGAGGTGGAGTTTGAGGACGGAAGCACGATGCGGCTGGCTCCGGACTCGCGGGTGGAGTTTCCGCTGCTGGTGCTGCGGAGCGGTGGCGCGAAGGCTTCGACGGTGAATGTCGTGCGCGGGACGGTGTATGTGAGCCTGGAGAACACGCAGGACAACGAGTTCACCCTGAAGGCAGGGCAGGCGGCGATGAGGGTGACGCCTTCGACGCATCTGCGCGTGGAGATCGCGTGGCCGAAGATGGCGGTGTCAGTGTTTGCGGGCGACGTTCAGGTACAGTCCGGCGGCGCGACGACGATGGTGGGGAAGAAGCAGTCCGCGACGCTGGATGCGACCGACGCGAGCAAGGTAGAGGTGACGAAGAAGGTCGCGGCGGCTACGTACGACGGTTGGGACAAGGACCAGGTGGACTATCACAAGCGATATGCAGCCAGGGGGAACGCGTTTAAGGGCGGCGGCTATGGGTACGGTGTGAGCGACCTGAACTACTATGGGAGCTTCGTGAACTCGGGATGCGGGGCATTGTGGCAGCCGTATTTTGCGAGTGCAGCGTGGGACCCATACGGGAACGGCGCGTGGGCTTATTATCCGGGCGCGGGGTACTCGTGGGTTTCGCCGTATCCGTGGGGATGGCTGCCGTATCACTCGGGCGCGTGGACGTATTGTTCGGGGCTGGGATGGGGATGGCAGCCGGGAGGTAGCTGGCGCGGGTTGAATAATGTAACAAATACGTTTGCACAACCTCTGCCAGGCAAAACAGGACAAGTTGTGTCGAACACGGGAGTTGTGGGACCTCCGCGGCCGCCGGTTACGCCGATCTCGACGCTGGTGATGGCGAACCGGACTCCGCTTGTGATTTCCAAGGAGGGCCAGCCGGGCAACTTCGTCTTTCAGAAGAACTCGGCTGGGATGGGCGTTCCGCGCGGCTCGCTGGGAGAGTTGAAGGGAATCGCAAGCGGCGTGGAGCATCATGGATCCGCGAGCATCCCGGTGTACGTGGAGCCGAGAGGACCGCAGGGGGCGCCGGGAACTCCGGGACACCCGATGAATAGCGCGCCGGTGGCTCTGCGGCAGGGCTCTCCGAATGGCGGATCGCCAAATGGAGGCATGCATGAGAACCATGCGCCTTCGTCTCCTTCGGGCGGATCGTTCCATTCGACGGGAGGGAATGCTTCGGGCGGCGCAGCTTCGCACGCGGGCAGTGGCGCGCCCAGCGGTGGGTCGAGCGGCGGCAATGGGGGCCGGTCGAAGTAA